The following proteins come from a genomic window of Geminicoccaceae bacterium SCSIO 64248:
- a CDS encoding ArgE/DapE family deacylase codes for MTLNAELATAIRDAVDRGFDAQTALLADFVRIPSLRGREGPAQDFMAAVLRERGYTVDDWAIDLDDLKDLPGYGPIEHDFSQARTVVGSHRPEHVSGRSLILQGHCDVVPAGPLDMWTRPPFEAVVEDGWMYGRGAGDMKAGTIAAVCALDALRRAGLEPAAPVHLQSVIEEESTGLGALSTLQRGYRAACCLIPEPSGLNLMNAHVGVLWFRLRVRGTPAHVAYASEGFNAIKAAYHFIQALETLEADWNARAKADADYKDHPHPLNFNPGIIKGGDWASSVPAWCDVDCRIGILPGWRIDDCQREIVACVERAAAALPALEGRVPDVVWSGFLAEGYRLKDAPEAEAVLRRHATDALGREPGTWLMTGLTDNRFYGLYYDVPNLCWGPVAEQIHGFDERVELESIRKVTQTIALFIAEWCGVNRR; via the coding sequence GTGACACTCAACGCCGAGCTCGCAACCGCCATTCGCGACGCGGTCGACCGGGGCTTCGATGCCCAGACCGCCCTGCTTGCCGATTTCGTGCGCATCCCCAGCCTGCGCGGCCGCGAGGGTCCGGCGCAGGACTTCATGGCGGCGGTTCTGCGCGAGCGTGGCTACACGGTCGACGACTGGGCGATCGATCTGGACGACCTGAAGGACCTGCCGGGCTACGGTCCGATCGAGCACGATTTCAGCCAGGCGCGGACCGTCGTCGGATCCCATCGTCCCGAGCACGTGTCGGGCCGTTCCCTGATCCTGCAGGGCCATTGCGACGTCGTGCCGGCGGGACCGCTCGACATGTGGACGAGACCGCCGTTCGAGGCCGTGGTTGAGGACGGCTGGATGTACGGCCGGGGTGCCGGCGACATGAAGGCGGGCACGATCGCGGCCGTCTGCGCGCTGGACGCCCTGCGCCGGGCCGGGCTCGAGCCGGCGGCGCCCGTCCATCTCCAGTCCGTGATCGAGGAGGAAAGCACCGGCCTGGGCGCGCTGTCGACGCTGCAGCGCGGCTATCGCGCCGCGTGCTGCCTGATCCCGGAGCCGTCGGGACTGAATCTCATGAACGCCCATGTCGGCGTGCTCTGGTTCCGTCTGCGCGTGCGCGGCACGCCGGCCCACGTCGCCTACGCCAGCGAGGGCTTCAACGCCATCAAGGCGGCCTATCACTTCATCCAGGCGCTCGAGACCCTGGAGGCCGACTGGAACGCGCGCGCCAAGGCGGATGCCGACTACAAGGACCACCCGCACCCCCTCAATTTCAATCCCGGCATCATCAAGGGCGGCGACTGGGCCTCGTCCGTCCCGGCCTGGTGCGACGTCGACTGCCGGATCGGCATCCTGCCGGGCTGGCGGATCGACGACTGCCAGCGCGAGATCGTCGCCTGCGTCGAGCGGGCGGCGGCCGCGCTGCCGGCGCTCGAAGGCCGTGTGCCCGACGTGGTGTGGAGCGGCTTCCTCGCCGAGGGTTACCGCCTCAAGGACGCCCCGGAAGCCGAGGCGGTCCTGCGCCGCCACGCGACCGACGCGCTCGGCCGCGAACCGGGGACGTGGCTGATGACCGGCCTGACCGACAATCGCTTCTACGGCCTCTATTACGACGTTCCCAATCTCTGCTGGGGGCCGGTCGCCGAGCAGATCCACGGCTTCGACGAACGGGTCGAGCTCGAGTCGATCCGCAAGGTGACCCAGACGATCGCCCTGTTCATCGCGGAGTGGTGCGGCGTCAATCGGCGCTGA